ATTAAAACCTCGTCTTTTGCGAGGTCATGGTAATTTCCTTCCCTGGCgttgtgaattttatttttacggGCTCAAAAGACTGATTCGgagtttaaaatatattcacatcTACATTCAGAGCTTTTTTTCTGATTCAAAGACATTACTACAGCGAGACATCCTTCCACATAAATGTTATACTCTATAATGGCAAGTTTtcaaaatcaacagaaaaaaagttattttacttTATCTAAAAATGCTGTTTTTGGCCGTGCCCCAAAGAATATAGCTGCATTTTACTTCAGGCTTGACATCCTCTAGTGAGAGAAATGccatttgtcccttttttttataccttttcggTAGCAAATTTAGGCTAGTTACATTAGGCTGCTAATAACCTTTAACGTCTCGCTTCGATCAACTTGCCCACAGTGTCTTAGCTAAGGAGGTAATCTATATTTCTGTTCATATCTTTGTTTAAATCTTATCACTGCATCTTGTTGGCAGCCTGGTATCCGCCCATTCTTACGCTACTTGTTTTAATCATAATGTAAAACCTTCTCCCCCCAACAGACTGTCCGTCACGCCTTCGCTCTCCTGCTGGTCGCGCTCCTCGTGGTCGGAACGCTGGCCCTCCCTGAATCCGACCCGCACTTCGGTCGGGGCTTCGGTCGGCGATTCGGACGCGGCTTTGGGGGATTCGGTCGGCCTCTGTACGGTTATGGACATGGCCTCGGCTATGGATTAGGACACGGGCACGGATACGGAGGCTACGGAGGATACGGCGGGTATGGCGGATACGGCGGGTACG
The Penaeus monodon isolate SGIC_2016 unplaced genomic scaffold, NSTDA_Pmon_1 PmonScaffold_11783, whole genome shotgun sequence genome window above contains:
- the LOC119568953 gene encoding neuropeptide-like protein 31, which translates into the protein MTVRHAFALLLVALLVVGTLALPESDPHFGRGFGRRFGRGFGGFGRPLYGYGHGLGYGLGHGHGYGGYGGYGGYGGYGGYGGYGHPYLHYG